A genomic region of Papaver somniferum cultivar HN1 chromosome 7, ASM357369v1, whole genome shotgun sequence contains the following coding sequences:
- the LOC113297690 gene encoding DNA excision repair protein ERCC-1-like isoform X1, which produces MEGGREEDGREENKKKSIIAIPSYEEVFDNSQQNPKPNQSLFNPSPSFSQAFSFIKNTEFYTPPPPTPPTPSVPASSPSPSTPNNSSRTIGHSDASPSTSSSVQSGQNRNAILVSHRQKGNPLLKYIRNVRWVFADVVCDYLLGPNSCALYLSVRYHLLHPDYLYFRIRELQKNFKLRVILCHVDVEDVVKPLQEVTRTAMLHDCTLLCAWSLEECGRYLETIKVYENKPADILQGQTDTDYLSRLSHALTTVRHVNKTDVVTLGSTFGSLSNIMDASMEDLARCPGIGERKVKRLYDTFHEPFKHDVSSLHATTGTEAPSDGNAGSSSSDIIMEPGNGSGVANKLMKKEPSLTVKSALKAAFAKYADKVHAKPPGEKAEEKNSLSVEVKEHTMEPEKMKSISVEEVENRKSDEEVD; this is translated from the exons ATGGAAGGAGGTAGAGAGGAAGATGGGAgagaagagaataagaaaaaaTCAATCATAGCAATTCCATCTTATGAAGAAGTATTTGATAATTCCCAACAAAACCCTAAACCCAATCAATCTCTATTTAATCCATCTCCTTCGTTCTCTCAAGCTTTCTCTTTTATTAAGAACACTGAATTTTACACACCTCCTCCTCCAACTCCTCCTACGCCGTCTGTTCCTGCATCTTCCCCATCTCCCTCTACTCCTAATAACTCATCAAG GACAATTGGACATTCAGATGCTTCTCCTTCTACTTCCTCGTCTGTGCAATCTGGTCAAAATCGCAATGCCATTCTTGTCAGCCATAGACAA AAAGGGAAtccattactcaaatatattagGAATGTAAGGTGGGTGTTTGCAGATGTGGTTTGCGATTACTTGCTGGGGCCTAATTCATGCGCTTTGTATCTAAG TGTACGATATCATCTGCTTCATCCAGACTATCTATATTTCCGGATAAGAGAACTGCAGAAGAATTTCAAGCTCCGGGTTATTTTATGTCATGTTGATGTG GAAGATGTAGTTAAGCCTTTGCAGGAAGTGACAAGGACCGCAATGCTTCATGATTGCACACTTTTATGTGCTTGGAG TTTAGAAGAATGTGGCCGGTATTTGGAGACAATTAAGGTTTACGAAAACAAGCCTGCAGACATTCTTCAAGGACAAACAGACACAGACTATTTATCCAGG CTGAGCCATGCACTTACAACAGTTCGGCATGTTAACAAGACTGATGTTGTTACTCTTGGTTCTACCTTTGGG TCCCTTAGTAACATCATGGATGCATCAATGGAGGACCTAGCTCGCTGCCCTGGCATAGGTGAGCGCAAG GTAAAACGGCTGTATGACACATTTCATGAGCCGTTCAAGCATGATGTTTCTAGCCTACATGCTACTACTGGTACGGAAGCACCCTCTGACGGGAATGCCGGCTCCTCTTCATCAGATATCATAATGGAACCTGGGAACGGAAGCGGAGTTGCAAACAAGTTGATGAAAAAGGAACCCAGCTTGACAGTTAAGTCAGCGCTTAAAGCTGCTTTCGCGAAGTACGCCGATAAGGTGCATGCAAAACCGCCAGGTGAAAAAGCTGAAGAAAAGAATTCTTTGTCAGTAGAAGTGAAAGAGCATACCATGGAACCTGAAAAAATGAAATCCATATCTGTAGAAGAAGTGGAAAATAGGAAATCTGATGAAGAAGTGGACTAA
- the LOC113297690 gene encoding DNA excision repair protein ERCC-1-like isoform X2 gives MEGGREEDGREENKKKSIIAIPSYEEVFDNSQQNPKPNQSLFNPSPSFSQAFSFIKNTEFYTPPPPTPPTPSVPASSPSPSTPNNSSRTIGHSDASPSTSSSVQSGQNRNAILVSHRQKGNPLLKYIRNVRWVFADVVCDYLLGPNSCALYLSVRYHLLHPDYLYFRIRELQKNFKLRVILCHVDVFCSLEECGRYLETIKVYENKPADILQGQTDTDYLSRLSHALTTVRHVNKTDVVTLGSTFGSLSNIMDASMEDLARCPGIGERKVKRLYDTFHEPFKHDVSSLHATTGTEAPSDGNAGSSSSDIIMEPGNGSGVANKLMKKEPSLTVKSALKAAFAKYADKVHAKPPGEKAEEKNSLSVEVKEHTMEPEKMKSISVEEVENRKSDEEVD, from the exons ATGGAAGGAGGTAGAGAGGAAGATGGGAgagaagagaataagaaaaaaTCAATCATAGCAATTCCATCTTATGAAGAAGTATTTGATAATTCCCAACAAAACCCTAAACCCAATCAATCTCTATTTAATCCATCTCCTTCGTTCTCTCAAGCTTTCTCTTTTATTAAGAACACTGAATTTTACACACCTCCTCCTCCAACTCCTCCTACGCCGTCTGTTCCTGCATCTTCCCCATCTCCCTCTACTCCTAATAACTCATCAAG GACAATTGGACATTCAGATGCTTCTCCTTCTACTTCCTCGTCTGTGCAATCTGGTCAAAATCGCAATGCCATTCTTGTCAGCCATAGACAA AAAGGGAAtccattactcaaatatattagGAATGTAAGGTGGGTGTTTGCAGATGTGGTTTGCGATTACTTGCTGGGGCCTAATTCATGCGCTTTGTATCTAAG TGTACGATATCATCTGCTTCATCCAGACTATCTATATTTCCGGATAAGAGAACTGCAGAAGAATTTCAAGCTCCGGGTTATTTTATGTCATGTTGATGTG TTCTGTAGTTTAGAAGAATGTGGCCGGTATTTGGAGACAATTAAGGTTTACGAAAACAAGCCTGCAGACATTCTTCAAGGACAAACAGACACAGACTATTTATCCAGG CTGAGCCATGCACTTACAACAGTTCGGCATGTTAACAAGACTGATGTTGTTACTCTTGGTTCTACCTTTGGG TCCCTTAGTAACATCATGGATGCATCAATGGAGGACCTAGCTCGCTGCCCTGGCATAGGTGAGCGCAAG GTAAAACGGCTGTATGACACATTTCATGAGCCGTTCAAGCATGATGTTTCTAGCCTACATGCTACTACTGGTACGGAAGCACCCTCTGACGGGAATGCCGGCTCCTCTTCATCAGATATCATAATGGAACCTGGGAACGGAAGCGGAGTTGCAAACAAGTTGATGAAAAAGGAACCCAGCTTGACAGTTAAGTCAGCGCTTAAAGCTGCTTTCGCGAAGTACGCCGATAAGGTGCATGCAAAACCGCCAGGTGAAAAAGCTGAAGAAAAGAATTCTTTGTCAGTAGAAGTGAAAGAGCATACCATGGAACCTGAAAAAATGAAATCCATATCTGTAGAAGAAGTGGAAAATAGGAAATCTGATGAAGAAGTGGACTAA
- the LOC113297690 gene encoding DNA excision repair protein ERCC-1-like isoform X3 — protein MEGGREEDGREENKKKSIIAIPSYEEVFDNSQQNPKPNQSLFNPSPSFSQAFSFIKNTEFYTPPPPTPPTPSVPASSPSPSTPNNSSRTIGHSDASPSTSSSVQSGQNRNAILVSHRQKGNPLLKYIRNVRWVFADVVCDYLLGPNSCALYLSVRYHLLHPDYLYFRIRELQKNFKLRVILCHVDVEDVVKPLQEVTRTAMLHDCTLLCAWSLEECGRYLETIKVYENKPADILQGQTDTDYLSRLSHALTTVRHVNKTDVVTLGSTFGSLSNIMDASMEDLARCPGIGKTAV, from the exons ATGGAAGGAGGTAGAGAGGAAGATGGGAgagaagagaataagaaaaaaTCAATCATAGCAATTCCATCTTATGAAGAAGTATTTGATAATTCCCAACAAAACCCTAAACCCAATCAATCTCTATTTAATCCATCTCCTTCGTTCTCTCAAGCTTTCTCTTTTATTAAGAACACTGAATTTTACACACCTCCTCCTCCAACTCCTCCTACGCCGTCTGTTCCTGCATCTTCCCCATCTCCCTCTACTCCTAATAACTCATCAAG GACAATTGGACATTCAGATGCTTCTCCTTCTACTTCCTCGTCTGTGCAATCTGGTCAAAATCGCAATGCCATTCTTGTCAGCCATAGACAA AAAGGGAAtccattactcaaatatattagGAATGTAAGGTGGGTGTTTGCAGATGTGGTTTGCGATTACTTGCTGGGGCCTAATTCATGCGCTTTGTATCTAAG TGTACGATATCATCTGCTTCATCCAGACTATCTATATTTCCGGATAAGAGAACTGCAGAAGAATTTCAAGCTCCGGGTTATTTTATGTCATGTTGATGTG GAAGATGTAGTTAAGCCTTTGCAGGAAGTGACAAGGACCGCAATGCTTCATGATTGCACACTTTTATGTGCTTGGAG TTTAGAAGAATGTGGCCGGTATTTGGAGACAATTAAGGTTTACGAAAACAAGCCTGCAGACATTCTTCAAGGACAAACAGACACAGACTATTTATCCAGG CTGAGCCATGCACTTACAACAGTTCGGCATGTTAACAAGACTGATGTTGTTACTCTTGGTTCTACCTTTGGG TCCCTTAGTAACATCATGGATGCATCAATGGAGGACCTAGCTCGCTGCCCTGGCATAG GTAAAACGGCTGTATGA
- the LOC113294798 gene encoding uncharacterized protein LOC113294798, whose translation MKLLKIGIRKRYWNVFGDVMLKMKKADEEVMRTSLLSDMNPSDIIFLNNLITARGKYEMVIQQHKAILHQKSREKWLKDGAANTRFFHTSVKIRKARNAIPEVEDENGSILVDQNGITSIMEKHFEEKFNKVMMEAILTPAEIKEAVFQLNVDSAPGPDGFPGFFYRFAWDIIGDGVIQAIQF comes from the exons atgaagttaCTAAAAATAGGAATTAGGAAACGATATTGGAATGTTTTTGGTGATgtaatgttgaagatgaaaaaaGCTGATGAGGAAGTGATGAGAACTTCTTTATTATCTGATATGAATCCAAGTGATATAATTTTTCTTAATAATTTAATCACTGCTAGAGGAAAATATGAAATGGTAATCCAACAACATAAAGCAATTTTACATCAAAAGTCTAGAGAAAAATGGTTGAAGGATGGAGCTGCTAACACTAGATTTTTTCATACTTCTGTTAAAATTAGAAAAGCAAGAAATGCTATCCCTGAAGTTGAAGATGAGAATGGTtcaattttagttgatcaaaatggGATAACAAGCATTATGGAAAAGCATTTTGAGGAGAAGTTCA ATAAAGTGATGATGGAAGCAATTCTTACTCCTGCTGAAATCAAAGAAGCAGTTTTTCAATTAAATGTTGATAGTGCACCAGGTCCGGATGGATTTCCTGGTTTCTTTTATAGGTTTGCTTGGGATATTATTGGTGATGGAGTGATTCAGGCAATTCAATTCTGA
- the LOC113297691 gene encoding rhodanese-like domain-containing protein 14, chloroplastic, with protein MASLNQIASHSSLSSKTTASLNPSLFCSSTMPNSSSNNYSGITVFRSSSRKKFSSLKFFAAATKQAKSPAEEEWKIKREVLLSKRVRSVDVKEASRLTNENNFVLLDVRPEAEFKEAHAPGAVNVQIYRLIKEWTAWDIARRAAFAFFGIFAGTEENPEFLQLVESKLDKNSKIIVACSSGGTMKPTQNLPQGQQSRSLIAAYLLVLNGYTNVFHLEGGLYSWFKEDLPSVVEEEE; from the exons ATGGCGTCACTAAATCAAATAGCCTCACATTCATCACTCAGTAGTAAAACAACTGCTAGTTTAAACCCCAGTTTATTCTGTTCTTCTACCATGCCGAATTCCAGTTCTAACAATTACTCAGGAATCACTGTTTTTCGATCATCATCTCGTAAGAAATTTTCTTCGTTAAAATTTTTTGCTGCTGCTACAAAACAAGCAAAATCACCAG CTGAAGAAGAGTGGAAAATTAAACGTGAAGTTCTATTAAGCAAAAGG GTAAGGAGTGTAGATGTGAAAGAAGCTTCTCGGTTAACAAATGAGAACAATTTTGTTCTTCTCGATGTCCGCCCTGAAGCAGAGTTCAAAGAG GCTCATGCACCAGGTGCAGTTAATGTACAAATATATAGGCTTATAAAGGAATGGACGGCATGGGATATTGCTCGGCGAGCTGCATTTGCGTTCTTTGGCATTTTTGCTGGCACggaagaaaatcctgagtttctACAAC TTGTGGAATCAAAACTAGATAAAAACTCAAAAATAATAGTTGCTTGCTCTTCCGGTGGAACCATGAAACCAACACAAAATCTCCCTCAAGGCCAACAGTCCAG GTCTTTGATTGCTGCCTACTTGCTTGTGCTCAATGGATACACGAATGTTTTTCACCTAGAAGGCGGGCTTTATTCATGGTTCAAAGAAGACTTACCTTCagttgtggaagaagaagaatga